From Paenibacillus physcomitrellae, the proteins below share one genomic window:
- the fmt gene encoding methionyl-tRNA formyltransferase, with protein MNIVFMGTPQFAVPSLEMLLAEGYNVVGVVTQPDRPQGRKKVLTPTPVKEAALKHGIPVLQPSRLRAPEAVAEVAALKPDLIVTAAYGQILPKAVLDLPKFGCLNVHGSLLPKYRGGAPIQRSIINGEKETGVTLMYMAEGLDTGDMIAKVVVPIEYIDTSGTIFDKLSTAGAELLKEQLPLIIEGRADRIPQNDAESTYAPNLTREDEKIDWSADAESIRNRVRGLLPFSGGFTTWNGDVFKVWELSVAKESGGGSGQAPGTVLALSDKGIEVQTGSGTVLLTRVQPAGKKAMPAAEFLRGGQMKTGEVLS; from the coding sequence ATGAATATAGTATTTATGGGGACTCCGCAGTTTGCGGTTCCGTCTCTCGAGATGCTTTTGGCCGAAGGCTATAACGTCGTGGGTGTCGTGACGCAGCCGGACCGTCCGCAGGGACGGAAGAAAGTGCTGACTCCAACTCCCGTGAAGGAAGCGGCTTTGAAGCACGGGATCCCCGTGCTTCAGCCTTCTCGTCTGCGTGCTCCTGAAGCGGTTGCTGAAGTGGCGGCCCTGAAGCCGGATCTGATCGTGACCGCCGCTTACGGGCAGATTTTACCGAAAGCTGTACTGGATCTGCCGAAATTCGGCTGTCTGAACGTGCATGGTTCACTGCTGCCGAAATACCGCGGTGGCGCGCCGATTCAGCGCTCGATTATTAACGGCGAGAAGGAAACAGGCGTTACGCTGATGTATATGGCTGAAGGATTGGACACCGGCGACATGATCGCCAAGGTAGTCGTTCCGATTGAGTATATCGACACATCGGGCACGATTTTTGACAAGCTGAGCACGGCGGGGGCCGAGCTTCTTAAGGAGCAGCTTCCGCTGATTATTGAAGGCCGGGCTGACCGTATTCCGCAAAACGATGCCGAATCGACCTATGCGCCGAACCTGACCCGGGAGGATGAGAAAATCGACTGGAGCGCCGATGCCGAAAGCATCCGGAACCGGGTGCGGGGGCTGCTGCCTTTTTCCGGTGGATTTACGACCTGGAACGGGGATGTGTTTAAGGTTTGGGAACTCTCGGTAGCCAAGGAAAGCGGCGGGGGTTCGGGCCAGGCTCCGGGCACGGTGCTGGCATTGTCTGACAAAGGCATCGAGGTGCAGACCGGCAGCGGTACGGTGCTGCTTACGCGCGTGCAGCCTGCAGGCAAAAAAGCGATGCCCGCGGCTGAATTTCTGCGAGGCGGCCAAATGAAGACGGGCGAGGTTTTGTCATGA
- the def gene encoding peptide deformylase has translation MALRIIVLEPDEVLHKRAKEVTKITPNVQKLLTDMADTMYHAEGVGLAAPQVGILKRMIVVDVGDENGLIELINPEIVSKDGEQFGPEGCLSIPGYRGDVKRAQTVTVKGLDRNGKEVTYTGSDLLARAFQHEIDHLDGVLYTDIAERVYETPREEEERE, from the coding sequence ATGGCATTAAGAATTATTGTGCTTGAACCGGATGAAGTGCTCCACAAGAGAGCGAAGGAAGTTACGAAGATTACCCCTAACGTGCAAAAGCTGCTGACCGATATGGCCGACACCATGTACCACGCTGAAGGCGTTGGATTGGCTGCTCCGCAGGTCGGTATTTTGAAACGGATGATCGTGGTGGACGTCGGCGACGAAAACGGGCTGATCGAGCTGATTAACCCTGAGATCGTGTCCAAAGACGGCGAACAGTTTGGCCCTGAAGGCTGCCTCAGCATTCCCGGCTACCGCGGCGATGTTAAACGCGCCCAGACGGTGACTGTGAAAGGCCTGGACCGCAACGGCAAGGAAGTCACTTATACCGGCTCCGATCTGCTGGCTCGTGCGTTCCAGCATGAAATCGATCATCTGGACGGCGTTCTGTACACAGATATTGCTGAACGGGTATACGAAACTCCTCGTGAAGAAGAGGAACGAGAGTGA
- the priA gene encoding primosomal protein N', whose product MYTIAKVIVDVPSRDTDRPFDYRIPPEMACWIEVGSRVGVPFGRRTLQGFVVGLEKQSDMDPARIKPIQELLDHLPPLSPDLVELAGWMSRKYACTTIAALQVMIPSALKGKAERYISVPDSLPGHLEAAAGAGVPASGKANSPDLSYPVDESGRGEQGELFALTAALPPEARLILEFVRNAGPVPLSQLGKRYPEEGESVKALLSQGLLVETQQIKDQMRRKTVKTVAAAVSGEAAEAALASFTAQARRQKEVLEFLLEVGIPISQQELLSTLGVTAGTVKKLAEKGYAVIEDVEVYRDPYADRRFKPTAPLELTEEQSYVFAKINGALQARVHDTFLLHGVTGSGKTEVYLQTIERCIAQDRQAIVLVPEISLTPQMVERFKGRFGNKVAILHSRLSGGERYDEWRKIREGKVQVAIGARSAVFAPFERLGLIVMDEEHETSYKQEETPKYHARDVAVRRAQQHGAVVILGSATPSLESYHAARSQSDDEFAPMLLEMRNRPLGSSLPKVNIVDMREELKEGNRSMFSRPLHQAIADRLERKEQSVLFLNRRGFSTFVMCRSCGYVASCPDCDISLTYHEKSNNMRCHYCGHAEPAPSTCPECGSEHIRYFGTGTQRVEGELAKLFPGIRVIRMDVDTTTEKGSHERLLQAFREQKGDVLLGTQMVAKGLDFPNVTLVGAIAADSALNLPDFRAAEKTFQLLTQVAGRAGRHQLPGEVFIQSYMPEHYSIVHASRHDYLSFVREELQHRRGLGYPPYCRLILITLSHEHMPVLVRMAENFAAELRGNAVKKGIFGSLDRLSAEALDILGPIASPMPRLKKRYRFQCMVKYRGDIDAVELVRQTADGLLGGTKDPLFQISIDVDPQMLM is encoded by the coding sequence ATGTATACGATAGCCAAAGTAATTGTGGATGTGCCGAGCCGCGATACCGACCGGCCGTTTGATTACCGGATTCCGCCGGAGATGGCCTGCTGGATTGAAGTCGGCAGCCGGGTTGGCGTGCCATTCGGACGCAGAACCCTGCAAGGGTTCGTGGTAGGATTGGAGAAACAATCGGATATGGATCCGGCGAGGATCAAGCCGATTCAGGAGCTGCTCGATCATCTGCCGCCACTGTCGCCGGATCTGGTGGAGCTGGCAGGCTGGATGAGCCGCAAATACGCCTGCACGACGATTGCTGCGCTGCAGGTCATGATTCCGTCGGCGCTAAAAGGCAAAGCTGAACGATACATCAGCGTTCCCGATTCGCTGCCTGGACATTTGGAGGCTGCTGCCGGAGCCGGTGTTCCTGCATCAGGCAAAGCGAACAGCCCGGACTTGTCCTACCCGGTTGACGAGTCAGGGAGAGGTGAACAGGGAGAGCTGTTTGCCTTAACGGCGGCGTTGCCTCCCGAAGCCCGCTTGATCCTGGAATTTGTTCGGAACGCCGGTCCTGTCCCGCTATCGCAGCTGGGCAAACGGTATCCCGAAGAAGGAGAATCGGTTAAAGCACTGCTAAGTCAAGGTTTGCTGGTAGAGACTCAGCAGATCAAAGACCAGATGCGCAGAAAGACGGTCAAAACGGTAGCCGCGGCCGTATCCGGCGAGGCGGCGGAAGCGGCGCTTGCTTCGTTTACAGCTCAGGCCCGCCGTCAGAAGGAAGTGCTGGAGTTTCTGCTTGAAGTCGGGATTCCGATTTCACAGCAGGAGCTGCTGTCGACCCTCGGCGTTACGGCAGGAACGGTCAAGAAGCTGGCGGAGAAAGGGTATGCGGTCATTGAGGATGTCGAGGTTTACCGCGACCCTTACGCCGACCGCCGTTTTAAACCGACGGCTCCGCTGGAGCTGACCGAAGAGCAAAGCTATGTATTCGCTAAAATCAACGGAGCCCTTCAGGCCCGTGTTCATGATACCTTCCTGCTGCATGGCGTAACGGGCAGCGGGAAAACTGAGGTTTACCTGCAGACGATTGAACGTTGTATCGCCCAGGATCGTCAAGCCATTGTGCTGGTGCCTGAAATTTCACTGACACCGCAGATGGTAGAGCGGTTTAAAGGACGATTTGGCAACAAGGTGGCGATTCTGCACAGCCGTTTGTCGGGCGGAGAACGTTATGATGAATGGCGCAAAATCCGTGAAGGCAAAGTCCAGGTTGCGATCGGCGCACGTTCGGCTGTGTTTGCTCCTTTTGAACGTCTCGGCCTGATCGTGATGGATGAAGAGCATGAAACCTCCTACAAACAGGAGGAAACGCCCAAGTATCACGCCCGTGATGTCGCCGTTCGGAGAGCGCAGCAGCATGGGGCCGTTGTCATTCTCGGCTCGGCAACGCCATCGCTGGAAAGCTACCATGCGGCGCGTTCCCAGTCTGATGACGAGTTTGCGCCGATGCTGCTGGAAATGCGGAATCGCCCTTTAGGCAGCAGCCTGCCCAAAGTCAACATCGTGGATATGCGGGAGGAGCTGAAGGAAGGCAACCGCTCCATGTTCAGCCGCCCGCTGCATCAGGCGATTGCTGACCGGCTGGAGCGGAAGGAGCAGTCCGTTCTGTTCCTGAACCGCCGGGGCTTCTCGACTTTTGTCATGTGCCGCAGCTGCGGTTATGTGGCGAGTTGTCCGGATTGTGATATTTCACTGACCTATCATGAGAAATCCAACAATATGCGCTGTCATTACTGCGGCCATGCGGAGCCTGCTCCTTCGACCTGCCCGGAATGCGGAAGCGAGCATATCCGCTACTTCGGAACGGGAACCCAACGTGTCGAAGGAGAGCTGGCCAAGCTGTTCCCGGGCATCCGCGTGATCCGGATGGATGTCGATACGACAACGGAAAAAGGCTCGCATGAACGTCTGCTGCAGGCGTTCCGCGAGCAAAAGGGCGACGTTCTGCTCGGCACGCAGATGGTCGCAAAAGGTCTGGATTTCCCGAATGTCACCCTCGTGGGGGCGATTGCGGCGGATTCGGCTTTGAATCTCCCGGACTTCCGCGCGGCCGAGAAGACGTTCCAGCTGCTGACGCAGGTGGCTGGGCGGGCGGGGCGGCATCAGCTGCCGGGTGAGGTTTTTATCCAATCCTATATGCCGGAGCATTATTCAATCGTCCATGCCAGCAGGCATGATTATCTGTCGTTTGTTCGTGAGGAGCTCCAGCACCGCAGGGGGCTTGGCTATCCGCCTTACTGCCGGCTGATCCTGATCACGCTGTCTCACGAGCATATGCCGGTGCTGGTGCGCATGGCTGAGAATTTTGCGGCCGAGCTGCGCGGCAATGCCGTCAAGAAGGGGATATTCGGCAGCCTGGACCGCTTGTCTGCGGAAGCGCTGGACATTCTTGGGCCTATTGCCTCCCCGATGCCGAGGTTAAAGAAACGCTATCGTTTTCAATGTATGGTAAAATATCGGGGAGACATCGACGCGGTTGAGCTGGTGCGGCAAACCGCCGACGGCCTGCTTGGCGGAACCAAAGATCCCCTGTTCCAGATTAGTATCGACGTAGACCCGCAAATGTTGATGTAA
- the coaBC gene encoding bifunctional phosphopantothenoylcysteine decarboxylase/phosphopantothenate--cysteine ligase CoaBC — protein sequence MLTGKKIVLGVTGGIAAFKAASLCSKLVKQGAEVRVIMTESAKKFIGELTFLALSKAPVYSDTFDEKDPSVIAHIDLADWAELVLVAPATANMIGKMAAGLADDMLSTTLLATEAPIMVAPAMNVHMYQHPAVVRNMNELVERGVMFVEPGSGLLACGYVGKGRLEEPEEIVAVVQQFFNREEARTAGPLAGKKVVITAGGTVERIDPVRYITNDSSGKMGFALAEAARELGAEVVLIAGNTQILPPAGKGIELERVQSAQNMYDAVMSHFDASDIIIKAAAVADYRPAVQADRKIKKSGDTLTLELVKNIDILEQLGQRKTRQFLIGFAAETHDLEQYALDKLRRKNCDLIVANDVTSEGAGFGTDTNIVHIYDANGLVQDLPLLSKQHTARRILELAAQRLSGAQA from the coding sequence ATGTTGACCGGCAAAAAAATTGTGCTGGGCGTCACAGGGGGAATTGCGGCGTTCAAGGCCGCTTCCCTGTGCAGCAAGCTTGTCAAACAGGGGGCCGAAGTACGGGTCATTATGACGGAGTCAGCCAAGAAATTTATCGGGGAGCTTACTTTTCTGGCTCTGTCGAAAGCCCCGGTGTACTCGGATACCTTTGACGAAAAAGATCCATCGGTGATCGCGCACATCGATCTCGCCGATTGGGCCGAACTGGTGCTGGTTGCTCCGGCAACCGCCAATATGATCGGGAAGATGGCCGCGGGGCTGGCGGATGATATGCTGTCCACCACATTGCTGGCTACCGAAGCGCCGATTATGGTCGCCCCGGCGATGAATGTACATATGTACCAGCATCCCGCAGTGGTTCGCAATATGAACGAGCTGGTGGAGCGCGGGGTTATGTTCGTTGAGCCCGGCAGCGGACTTCTGGCTTGCGGATATGTCGGAAAGGGACGTCTTGAGGAACCAGAGGAGATTGTGGCTGTTGTGCAGCAGTTCTTTAACCGGGAAGAGGCCCGCACAGCAGGGCCGTTAGCCGGGAAGAAAGTCGTGATCACCGCGGGCGGAACGGTCGAGCGCATCGACCCGGTCCGTTATATTACCAACGATTCTTCGGGAAAAATGGGCTTTGCCCTGGCGGAAGCCGCGCGCGAGCTTGGCGCGGAGGTTGTGCTGATTGCCGGAAACACGCAGATTCTGCCGCCTGCCGGAAAAGGCATCGAGCTGGAGCGCGTCCAGTCCGCGCAAAATATGTACGATGCCGTCATGAGCCATTTTGACGCCAGCGACATCATTATTAAAGCGGCGGCCGTCGCTGATTACCGGCCAGCGGTTCAGGCAGATCGTAAGATCAAAAAAAGCGGGGACACGCTGACCCTTGAACTGGTCAAAAACATCGATATTCTGGAGCAGCTGGGCCAAAGAAAAACCAGGCAGTTCTTGATTGGTTTTGCGGCTGAAACTCATGATCTGGAACAGTATGCCCTAGATAAACTCCGCCGTAAAAACTGCGATCTGATCGTAGCCAATGACGTTACGTCTGAGGGAGCCGGATTCGGCACCGATACGAATATCGTTCATATTTATGATGCGAACGGGCTGGTGCAGGACCTGCCGCTGCTCTCCAAACAGCATACCGCCCGCCGGATTCTCGAACTGGCCGCACAGCGTCTTTCAGGAGCGCAGGCCTGA